The sequence ttctctggtggctgaacacagccagcacttgaggggaggggaaggtgtGGGATCAGGGCACTGCTTTGGGGTCACGCTGGGAATTCCAGTGGACTAAAAGACAAAGCCCAGGCGCTGTTTCCAAAGGAACCCCAATGAAAGGGGGACAGGGAAAGATGGGAGGACAAGTCCTGTAAtggaactctgtgtgtgcagcctcattttctccttcagcaccCACAGGAGAGGGGGCAAAAAGTGGGGGTTGGGACCCCAAAACTGTTCGGGGGGGGGAAATTGGGGATTgaggggacagtgggaaggtgggaggaacagggagaatGATGGAAAAGGGGGGGTGGTCTGGCGGGTCTGACAGTCCCATGGGGGTctttgggcacaggggggctggCAAAGGGGGGTGGCCCCCCTGAGCTCCTAATTtcctgtggggtgctgggggctgctggatcCAATCTCAGCCTTGCATTATCCCAGCACTTTCAGTTTAGAGGAATTACAGAGCTGTGACTGAAACACTTTTGTCCCCaaggttttaatgatggcaaatcAGATCTGTTGATAGAAATGAATTATTTAGGGatacaaatgatcagacaaaagatcttcaTCAGAATTAATTACTGCACAATAGAAACACTAAAACTACCAGGAGTACAGGATAAGAGAGGACAGTGCTCTACACTAAAGCAATTGTTGAAGCAATTCTACTCAAGCTGGCACAAAAGCAATAATTCTTATTTAGAGATGGATGGAACTCCCCCAGACCAACGCTCGTggggagatctctgctctcaaccTCCAGCAGTGACCTTGGGGGctccccagccaaggcaggaatctccacaccCCCCCATAAAGGGTTCTGTTGGAAGAAGctgcccctgggaaaggggactgGCCCTTTGTGGTTGAAAGGGATGGACTGACAGTCACTGGACTCCAGGGGCTGCCTCATCATCAGGGGGTTCATTCGGGGTGGAAGCAGAGATcaaagctcttcccacagccaGAACACTTGTAGGGTTTGTCTTACTGGTGGGTCCGTTGGTGTTTGGTCAAATAAGACCTGTcagtgaagctcttcccacactccccacacttgtagggcctctccccGGTGTGGATGCGTTGGTGCCTGACAAGGTTGCCGCTCTGGTTGAAGCCCTTCCCGCAGTCGGTGCAGCGGAAGGGCCTCTCATCCGTGTGTGTCTGCTCATGCCTGAGAAGACTTGAGCTGCGctgaaacctcttcccacattccaagcacttgtagggccgttccctggtgtggatgtgctggtgggtgaggaggTTGGAGCTGTacctgaagctcttcccacattcccgacacgtgtagggccgttccccagtgtggatgtgctggtgtcgGATCAGGTTGGAGTTgtccctgaagctcttcccacattcctgaCATGGGTAGGGCAGTTCCCCAGTGTGCATTTGCTGGTGTCGGATCAGGTTGGAGCTgttcctgaagctcttcccacattcctgaCATGGGTATGGcagttccccagtgtggatgcgcttGTGTTTGATCAGGGAGGAGCTGTCCCTGAaactcttcccacattccctacATGagtagggccgttccccagtgtggatgtgctggtgggtgaggagTTTGGTGCtcttcctgaagctcttcccacactccaagcacctgaagggcttctccctgctgggaggctgctcagggaccacCAGCTCAGAGCTCCGCCTCAAGCTCCGgctgccttcccagcacaggctggttctttcctcctcagagcaccctgggatggctttggagcccctcctgcggGGGCATCTCCGGaccttttcctccccgctgccttcctgcaccggggagcccttcaaaacagcctctcccaccaggggggatttgtcctccgggctctccgtcctcagctcggggcctggggcaggaagcaacaaggacagggaggggatttgcctccggcccacagggaaggccaaggacatccccccaactccggccccggcaggacggcggtggcagcggggttgtcctgcagccggggccatgctcggctgccagagccagcacaacacccgcccaaagggccactgacttcctcctcacctgcctggggggcccaaggcatcttcctcttcctcgcagcctcctcctccatccgcccaagctttgggaaggaaaaatcctgatgggggggggaaaacaagggccAAGCGTGTtggcttgggggttcctcctgcccaagaCCATCTCTAGAACTCACTGGGCATCCTGTGTCCAGAAAAACCCaagattcagcccagaaaaacccaaacaatcgAAATTCAGGCAAAAGCTCCTCAGAAATAGTGAGAAAACTCCTGCCCATCCAAACTGCAAAAAGTTGAGATTCAGCTAAAAAGTACTCTAAAATATGAAGATTAACCCAAAAAAACTCTCCCAGGAGTTCCCCCTCTCTGGTCTCTCCCCTCTGGGGTTCAGAGGGTCTCCCCTGTCTGCGATGCTGGGGGTCCCCCTTAGGGAATGCTGGGAGTGTTGGGGGTCCCAAGGGTCTCTTCTCCTCTGACTCTCGCCTTTGCGTTGCCACGTTCCCAGACATTCCCCCTCTCCAGGTTCTCCACCTTGCTGTCCTGGGGAGCCAGGGGTCCCCACTGTCCTactgtgctgctctgaaccAGCAGAGTTGTTTGAGAACAGATGGTGGTAAAATGTAGTCTGTGCCAAGTGTATTAGGGTTCTTTGGCCCAAAGAAATGTCTGGGCCCTAAGAACATTGGATCCAGCAGCCCCAGTACCCCAGAGGAAgttgggagctcaggggggcCACCCCCCTTTGCCAACCTCCCTGTGCCCAAAGACTCCCATGGGACTGTCAGACTGTCCAGACCACCTCCCCTTTTCCACCTTTCTCCCTATTCCTTCCACTTTTCACGGTCCCCTCAATTCCCAGCCCAATTAGGATCACTTCTGGGGTCCCAACCcccacttttttcctccctctctcacaTCATCCCCCcactccccagccccctcaTGCTCAGTTTCAGGGTCCcaccctcccctttccccactcTTCTGACCTCTCCCACCCATTTCCCATCATCTCCCAAACCTCAGTGCCCCTCCCCTTCCACTTTTGGTGGATACCCTCCTCTCCCACTCAGTTTAGGGTCCCACCACCCCTTCTGTCCCCTCTgaccccccttttcccaccga comes from Chiroxiphia lanceolata isolate bChiLan1 chromosome W unlocalized genomic scaffold, bChiLan1.pri scaffold_40_arrow_ctg1, whole genome shotgun sequence and encodes:
- the LOC116781346 gene encoding zinc finger protein 586-like, producing the protein MHTGELPYPCQECGKSFRDNSNLIRHQHIHTGERPYTCRECGKSFRYSSNLLTHQHIHTRERPYKCLECGKRFQRSSSLLRHEQTHTDERPFRCTDCGKGFNQSGNLVRHQRIHTGERPYKCGECGKSFTDRSYLTKHQRTHQ